Genomic window (Kwoniella botswanensis chromosome 1, complete sequence):
TGCTCTTTCGCGTTTCACTCAATCTCCCAAAGTTGTAAACATTACCTCGTACATCTTTCATCCCAGACCATACATCACTTGTCTACATCCATCCACCGACAGCGCTCAACACGTCGTCTTCGAGTGTGACTCTCTACAATAAGCACCATGGCCACACCTCAAGCAGGTCCTTCTAATCCCGCTCAGGCTCCTCCTTATCCTCAGCAGTCTCAGTCTCAGTCTCAGGTATCAACCGATAACAAGCGACGAGCAGAAGGTGATGCAGACGCTGTAAGAAGACTGTACGTGACTTTTCTTATTGACACGcgctctctctctctcccaCTCCCAAAATCTGCGTCCCACTGTCTGAAGATGGCGATCTATCTTATGAGTAAAGATGTCAACTAACATCGTTTATCAACATATAGAAAACACCCCcgtccacctcttcctccccctcACGTCTTACAATCTCTCGTACCGGATTCACCAGCATTCACCGACCTTCTGAAACTAGAACAGAAACTTGATTGGACATTactgaggaagaaggctGAGATTAACGATGCGTTGGGTAAACCAATCAGAGTATGTGTCACATACTCAGCCACCTAAGCTTTTCTTtcacaagatgatgagctaATAGATGTTATATCCTTTCGTGTGATAGGTGAAAAGAACTCTGAGGGTGTTCATCTCTAATACAGCACACGATCAAGAATGGCAAAAAGCTCAAGCCGAACCAACATCTGAACCCGTGCCTACTGCTGCAGAAGGCAATCCAGCAGCTGAGattggagaagagaagaaagaaggcGATGGGGACGTATCAATGACCGatgctgccgctgctgccgctgctgccaATGCCACCACTgctactctaccacctcAACAGGAGAGCAAGACGGAAACACTGGGTCCGGATGTGGATGTCAATACCGGTAAAGGAATAGCaggatgggtgatgaagattgaAGGTAGATTACTTGATGTGAGTTCTGCTTCGACTTTGGATTTTCAAATAGATCTGAAAAAAAGGATAAAGCTGATGAGCTTCGTTGATCGCATGATTAGTCTGGCAATACGAGACTGGATCGAAACAAGAGGAAGTTTTCGACTTTCTTGAATCGTGTAGTGGTGGAATTCGATAATAGGGAGGCGCCTACTTTCCCAGAAGGTAATATAGTCGAGGTATGTATCGATACTTCCTAGCTCAGATTTCGACCAATTCCAACCCAAGAGGAAGACACGCTGATGCCAAGTGACAGTGGCACACTCAAAACCTCGCTCCGCCCTTAGACGGCTTCGAGATTCTTCGAAGGGGTGATCGAAATATCAATGCTAGAATCATAATACACCTGTCCCATTCACCCGATAGGTTCAAGGTGTTACAGCCACTTGCGGAATTGATCCAGATGAAGGAAGGAACGAGATCGGAAATCGTCAATGCAGTTTGGAAGTTGGTCAAAGTGGTTGGAGCGCAAGATAAAGACGATGGAACGGTCATCAAGCCTGTTGGAGGGTTGGAGAAGGTGCGTCTGACCTCATTTTTGATATGCTTGGTCTACAAGATCCGAACGTGGATCATGCAGAAAATGGATGTGAGGGAAAGGCTGACTCCGGTGTCTTCTGGAAATATAGATCTTCCCACAAGGTCAAGAGACGATAGCATTCCACCAATTACCAGAAATCGCAACTCGATATCTAACTCATCCTGATCCTATTGTCATTCCTTATACCGTACAGTAAGCTTGTTGTGTACCCTCGCCGCTTCAGCCAAGTGGAATGTAGCTTACATTGTCTTTTTCGTCGACAGAGTCGATAAAGATTTCAATTTCCATCCCAAATGTTTCGATATACCTATCGAACTTGAAGATCCCCTCAAATCGAAAATGTCAAGTCTTGTACAGAGTTTcgaaggtaaagaaggtaaagagatTGTACAACTGGAAGATAAAGTCGGAGAATTGGCTTATTTCGCTAGGGATGTTAAACAAAAACGAGATTTCTTGGAGTCTTTTGCGTGAGTGAAGTGATCCAAGATCAATTATAtctatctctcttttctTGTCACTGATAGCGATATCTTTCGGTTTCATCATAACTCGTCACTTGTCATGGGGATGGCATACTGATATTTCTTGTCTACAGCTCAAACCCACAAGCATTCATCCAGAACTGGCTCGCAGTCCAAGCAAGAGACCTAGATCAAATGCTAGGCTATCAAATTGGTACACCAGGATTGAACGGTGGTAACATTCGTGAAGAAGATCTGAGGCGATCGGACTTGTTCAGTTTACCTTGGGTGGACGAGGCTGTCACGGTCCATGAGTCGATCAGGATGGAAcaggagagaagatcaaaatctcatcatcgatagaTAAGTAGAGCACATACCCAATAATGGATTTAAATATAATGTACTTATATGTTATGCAATGAATGTCATCGTCAACATTCCTGAGCAAGGCAAGGGTCAATCCAGTGCGATGCCAAGACAATTGAAACACTGGATGCATAATGCTAAGAAATTGTGCAACACGCTTGATAGGAATACGACTTTGTTACACCTTGTAACGTCTATCAATGAAGAAGGCGTCATATGATCAGCGGGATATGGGACCCAATGACAAACCGCTGAGCAGTGTAATAttggactcaccttccgGATCTCGAGAAGAATGTCTTTAGAATCCAGATTTGTATTCTGTCGATCATGCACAATCAGTGTTCTGCTTGGAGGTTTGTTATCAGAAAGAACACTCACAATGACATGGCAACGATGATGACGCATTCCAAAATGGTGAACCAGAATATCCTAGATTGAGTGGATAAGACTGTAGAGTAATTACGATGATGTCGCGTGTGGAAGCTAGTTTCAAGATTGGATCAGACAAAGTCAGCAACGCAAACAGTTCACAACACAGGAAGGACAGAGGGAAGGTGAGGCATACTATTTCTGTGTCCTCGTTATACTACTTAACAAACCGCTAATTTTATAAGTGCTTTCCTCAAGGGAAGAAGTATGTTCTTTCAatggttgttgttgtgctGATAATACTCTTCGAGGTTCGGATTCTACCATTATACTATTTTGATAGATTATCGGCAAGATCAGTATTCGCATgagatcatcatctcgagAGTTTATTGACTCACTCGAAATCAAGTAATTTATCTGAAGTGTAAGCTTCGTTCTCGAAACAGAAGGAGTATTCTCCGACCTAAGCAATCCACCCAGAGGATTCAGCATCATTAATATCTTCAGATAGATGGACATTTGAACGGGAAGAggtctcactcacctgattCGCCGTGAATATGTAATCGCCCTGCTTTTCAGCTACACCTTCCAGTATCACTTTATCATCCGGATCCATCACTACGTAGTCGATCTCGAAATTACCACCTGATTGTACGGCAAAGTAGAATCCTATATCGATGATAGTGAGCTTCTATGAAACTTTTGTTGACGATACTCTGACatgtcgaggtggaagatccaAGTCCATTTCGATATCATAATATGGTACGCATAGCTCTCGCCGGAAGGAAATAACATTGAGAATGATGTACTTACCCACTTTCTCCCCTACCCCATCTACATCAGCATAATAGCAGCTCCTCTCGTTCGCGCCCAACATGGCCGTCAGAGCGGTAGCTGATACCTGAGCTGCTCCCAGTAATCCCAGTGTTAGGGAAGATAGTATCGTCCGACGTGATATCATATCGCTGTTTCTGTATATTTGTTCGTGTCTGTTCGTGTTGGTAATGCTTCGTCAGGTAGGTGGAGTCTGCTAGCTAAgtaagatgatgattgtcttTGTTGGATGGacatgagatgaagatggaggatgtGTCATATCTACTTTTGACTTTGTCGAAACATGACACGCGACACGTTGAATATAAAAACCAAAGCAGTATTTATTTATGTAGCCCATTTGAGTCACCACTCGCTCGGCTATGCACTACGCACCAACGTCCAACTCACTTGGCTGTCAATTTCATCACATACAGCACTCCTCACCGAACATCACTCGATACCCTCAGACACCTCGAAATGGCAGCACCAACATGGGACAACGCCCGACGGCACGCACGAGCACTGGAAACAGCATTAGACAGTAAATTGTCGACTTACTCGAAATTGGCAGCTACCATCGCTCGTCAGGGAGGTAGTACCTCTTCATCGGGAGCAGGActggaggaagatggcgatGGAGTTGGGGGTTATAaattggtagaagaggaaattgagGAGCTGCTgggaaaggtgagtgagagaaGTTCAATCTGCTCAATATGAGATTTATTGGGATTATCAAGGATCGGATTCACTCGACTATACAGTATATTGAAATCCAATGTTATTGGATGAGAACAAAAAACAATGCTTGAATGGTACCTATCAGCAGTGGacattgagctgatgataggAGACATACATAGCTCGAACAGGCGATAGATGACTTATCAACCCTGATAAATTCGCCCTCTCAACCCCCTTCGGCATCGATGCAACATGCAGCTCAGAGACATCGAgataatttggatgattACAGGAGGGATTTCCTAAGGACGAGGGTAAGTCATTGTATTCTCGACCATACCACGTCACACGTCACTGCCTGACGGACATATTGGTCTAAATGCAAGATCAAGAGCTATATGCTAATTGGTTTCTGGTTTGTAATAGGGCAATGTCGAACAGAGTATAAGAAGGTCGAATTTATTGGGATCGGTaagaaaggatatcaagtgagtatatcaTATCTGAGTTTAGTTAAGCTACATCTTTGAGTTGATTATTCACACAGCTAACTCATGTTGAATATCATTTTTTAGTGATTACAAATCAGCTACCAACTCTCAGACAGACGCTTTGCTCCAAGATAGAAGTAGGATCGATTCGAGTCacaggatgatggatgatacgTTGAAGTGAGTTCTTTCCATCATTGCAATGTGTCAACTTTAAATTAGCTAATGCTCTCGTCATCGTCTAGCCAAGCATACGCAACAAGAGAAGATTTCGCTCAACAACGTTCACTCCTTGCATCAATCGATTCAAGGATGGGCGGCGTCCTTTCCCAGATGCCAGGTATAAATTCTTTGATCACTGCTATTAGAacaagaaggaggagagatACGTTGATCGTAGGTTGTGTTGTTGGATTTTGTATGATTTTGTTGTTAGGTTATACGTTTGGTTTTTGATAATATACGCGATACGATCGATTTACAATGCGATTACTTTGTACATGTACAGTAATccatatatgatatgatgatttacGTTCCTCAGCAGCAGGTATGATGAACAATACACAATAAGTAGTGCATATGCAGCTATGGTAAAGCATATAAAAATACAAGATTGACAGTATAtaatccccttcctccagATCACAATCTCAGAAACTAATAGTCATCGCCTCTGGAGACGACTTCTTTACATGTGGGTCTCAATAGAATAGTATGTTCCTGTATCATCGTATGTCAGCTACGTATGACTCTGTCAGGAGAAGTGGTGAAAGCTTACAAATTGAGCAGTCATAGCACCAGGCTTCAAATCGACTAAAGGTGGGTAATCCAAAACgatcccttctttcaccaATGTATTCAACTACAACATGTAATCGGTTcatgtcagcttgtttcCTGGGACAGAGAAAAGGGCAGCTCACGGCAAGCAAGTAGTTCTTCTCTCCCACATGTTCAAGATACCTTCTGCAGAAAGGTAACGAGCCAAaattcctcttgatcgaGGCCAAAAGGGTTTTAGCAGATTGATGACTACGTTGTACAATGCATACTTCAGCTTCCACACATATGAATGTAGTGAGCGAGAAGCTGGGTCATCACTCACTGTCCAGTATATCTCTCAGGAGCATGTTGAGCCAAAGCGTAATGTGAACAAgcaccttgttcttctacTCTTCCATTACCAGTCGAACCGAAAGTCTCAATTGCGAAATATTCTCCCTCTTCCATTCGCTGAGTATCTATATTGGATCCATGCTGTTTGACGATCGGTACCGATTTTCCTGGTAGATCACCCCTCGCTCCGTGGATACTGTATGGTGTTATCGAGTGACCGTTGAGGTTGgatatcgatttgacagGATAGGTTTTACCATTCACTTCTACTTCGTACGATTCCATCACTTCCTGTATACGTTCTCCGATATCACATAATCGCACATCAATACCGGCTTCCTATTCAGACGTTGCAACGGTATCAGCTAAAAGTGCACTTAAGCACGGTTCAGGATAGATGACCTACACTTATACCTGTATTTGTAGCGTCTTTCACAGCTTCCAACAACTTATCCCAAGATGGATCACCAAAGTTCATCGTAAAGGCCGAATCGACAATTCGACCATTTACATGTACACCGAAATCTACCTTCAAGACATCTCCTTTCTGCAGTACTATATCAAACCGAGATGAAATTAGTTGAAATTCCCTCACTCAACGTTTGAATGCTTAGATCTGATTGACACTTACTCTTGTTATCTCCAGGATTAGGTGTATAATGAGCAGCGACTTCATTCACACTCAAACCCGTTGGAAACCCTATACCACTTTCGAACCCATTCTCCTCCACCAATGCTCTCGTACCGTTCTCGACCATTTCGGCAATTTCAGTCATCTTCATGCCTGGTTTTATGTTTTTCTGAACATATGATCGGACTTGTCGATGGacttcaccacctttacGTATATTTGAATATCGGGTAGAAGGGTCTTCTTGAGCTAGacgttctttctctctcatctcggCGGATGTTATTCGAGATGTCGTACTGTGATATAACCGTGTATGTCAGCTGTCAGTGTTCACCGAGAAGGAGAGAGGTGGGAGAGAACTGACTCATTCTTGTACTCAACCTCCTCGGCTATGGGGTATACACCGTTCTTGTATATCTTACTTAATCCAACTCGAGGTGGTTCAGATTGAGTGACAGTAgcagatttcttctttttcgcTATGTTATAGTTATTTGTCAGCTAAATCACCAGTTGGTCAAAAGTTAAACCAGAGCTCacacttcttcttcttcttctttttcttaGCATCTATAATAGACATATCCACTTCAGTCAGCTCGATCGATCCAACATGAGAGTTCATTCAGGCAGCTGACCTCCTGCTTCAGGTGCGTCATCACCCTctacatcatcttcctcgtctccttcttcgtcttcgttATCTACCAC
Coding sequences:
- a CDS encoding methionine aminopeptidase, type II, which translates into the protein MAPVAVPTLEDLSIAEKKEEKKPDVVDNEDEEGDEEDDVEGDDAPEAGDAKKKKKKKKSKKKKSATVTQSEPPRVGLSKIYKNGVYPIAEEVEYKNDTTSRITSAEMREKERLAQEDPSTRYSNIRKGGEVHRQVRSYVQKNIKPGMKMTEIAEMVENGTRALVEENGFESGIGFPTGLSVNEVAAHYTPNPGDNKILQKGDVLKVDFGVHVNGRIVDSAFTMNFGDPSWDKLLEAVKDATNTGISEAGIDVRLCDIGERIQEVMESYEVEVNGKTYPVKSISNLNGHSITPYSIHGARGDLPGKSVPIVKQHGSNIDTQRMEEGEYFAIETFGSTGNGRVEEQGACSHYALAQHAPERYTGHHQSAKTLLASIKRNFGSLPFCRRYLEHVGEKNYLLALNTLVKEGIVLDYPPLVDLKPGAMTAQFEHTILLRPTCKEVVSRGDDY